A window of the Lolium perenne isolate Kyuss_39 chromosome 7, Kyuss_2.0, whole genome shotgun sequence genome harbors these coding sequences:
- the LOC127312481 gene encoding mitogen-activated protein kinase 4 yields the protein MESFSLLQFPFLRCSPASASASPAPGLCSATSSDLLLLLRLRSEEMAKKVDAPNGMRNNGKHYYTMCQTMFEIDTKYVPIMPIGRGSYGTVCSSVNQETNEKVAIKKINNVFNNRIDALRTLREMKLLRHLRHENVISLKDVMMPLRRRSFKDVYLVSELMDTDLDKIIMSSQPLSNEHCQYFLFQLLRGLTCLHSAGILHRDLKPGNLLINGNADLKICDFGLARTDNSEGQLMTEYVVTRPYRAPELLLGCDNYGTAIDVWSVGCIFAELLGRKTIFPGADCLSQLKLIVNVLGTMNDGDLEFIDSLRGRNYIKSLPYTPGTPLYSMYPQAHPLAIDLLQKMLIFDPSKRISVIEALEHPYMSALYDPSANPTAQASVDLDIDENLSTDMIREMLWQEMLQYHRRPSKWRIFNK from the exons ATGGAGAGCTTCTCACTACTCCAATTCCCATTCCTCCGGTGTTCCCCAGCCTCCGCCTCTGCCTCCCCCGCTCCAGGACTTTGCTCCGCCACCTCTTCAGATCTGCTGCTCCTGCTCCGTCTGCGTTCTGAG GAAATGGCGAAAAAGGTCGATGCTCCGAACGGCATGCGAAACAATGGCAAGCATTACTACACCATGTGTCAGACCATGTTCGAGATCGACACCAAGTACGTGCCAATCATGCCCATCGGGAGAGGATCCTACGGTACCGTATGCTCGTCGGTAAACCAGGAGACCAACGAGAAGGTCGCGATAAAAAAGATAAACAATGTCTTCAACAACCGGATTGATGCGCTCAGGACGCTTCGCGAGATGAAGCTCCTTCGGCACTTGCGTCACGAGAATGTTATTTCTTTGAAGGATGTAATGATGCCCCTACGCAGGAGGAGCTTCAAGGATGTGTATCTGGTCTCTGAACTCATGGACACGGATCTGGATAAGATAATAATGTCGTCACAGCCGCTTTCCAACGAGCACTGCCAATATTTCCTTTTTCAG CTCCTCCGAGGGTTGACATGTCTTCATTCAGCAGGAATACTCCATAGGGATCTGAAACCAGGGAACCTTCTGATTAATGGAAACGCTGATCTGAAGATATGTGACTTTGGTCTTGCTCGCACAGATAATAGTGAAGGTCAATTGATGACTGAGTATGTTGTCACTCGTCCGTATAGAGCTCCCGAGCTACTGCTCGGTTGCGACAACTATGGCACCGCCATAGATGTCTGGTCAGTTGGCTGTATATTTGCTGAGCTACTTGGCCGCAAGACTATCTTTCCAGGAGCTGATTGCCTAAGTCAGCTCAAGCTTATAGTCAATGTTCTTGGCACCATGAATGATGGTGACCTTGAGTTCATTGACAGCCTAAGGGGTCGCAACTACATCAAATCCCTTCCATACACCCCCGGGACCCCCCTCTACAGCATGTACCCACAAGCGCACCCTCTTGCCATTGATCTGTTGCAGAAGATGCTTATCTTTGATCCTTCCAAAAGGATTAGTGTCATTGAGGCTTTGGAGCACCCCTACATGTCGGCGCTGTATGATCCAAGTGCAAACCCTACTGCTCAGGCGTCTGTCGATCTTGATATAGATGAGAACCTCAGCACAGATATGATCCGAGAAATGTTGTGGCAGGAGATGCTCCAGTACCACCGGAGGCCGTCAAAATGGAGAATATTTAACAAGTAG